A single genomic interval of Streptomyces graminofaciens harbors:
- a CDS encoding ATP-binding protein has translation MTAPPARPSARQLPAGVHTFTQRFSSTPLGARLARHLALNQLHVWGIPHGSDASDRAVAVVAELAANAVTHGRVPGRDFELRLSLPTGSLRIEVTDTRAECLPPGPGAVRHARPLDESGRGLVLVDALADRWDVLDRDPPGKTVLAEIDLPRWLSLIRRLSVRL, from the coding sequence ATGACCGCACCACCCGCTCGACCGTCGGCCCGACAACTCCCGGCCGGCGTGCACACGTTCACCCAGCGCTTCAGCTCGACCCCGCTCGGCGCCCGCCTGGCGAGACACCTGGCGCTGAATCAACTGCACGTCTGGGGCATCCCGCACGGCTCGGACGCCTCCGACCGGGCCGTGGCGGTCGTGGCGGAGCTGGCGGCGAACGCGGTGACGCACGGCCGTGTACCGGGGCGGGACTTCGAACTGCGCCTCTCCCTGCCCACCGGCTCGCTCCGTATCGAGGTCACCGACACCCGCGCCGAATGCCTCCCGCCCGGCCCCGGCGCCGTACGCCACGCCCGGCCCCTCGACGAGTCGGGGCGCGGCCTGGTCCTCGTCGACGCGCTCGCCGACCGCTGGGACGTGCTGGACCGCGACCCGCCCGGCAAGACCGTACTGGCCGAGATCGATCTGCCGCGTTGGCTGTCGCTGATCAGACGACTGTCGGTAAGGTTGTGA